A window from Dysidea avara chromosome 2, odDysAvar1.4, whole genome shotgun sequence encodes these proteins:
- the LOC136246464 gene encoding uncharacterized protein: protein MFDKFFDCLNVRNMSSGRKEKNLFKSPYRKAGDFRVEWLKDVFLKYLDDWEKAVQERPGFSAEEKNTMLISHETRLGLRITVHSFIEFLQYIFKIPGVTLFLSNRLSQDPIEKFFGQQRQRGSSNDNPIASQFQKNTQTIRVVNTTCSNIRGNCRGTNKASTLLGQQMWIAGKENKPLPKRRSIRNKKL, encoded by the exons ATGTTTGATAAGTTTTTTGACTGTCTGAATGTGAGGAACATGTCAAGTGGTAGAAAAGAGAAGAATCTTTTTAAGTCACCTTATCGAAAAGCAGGTGATTTTCGTGTGGAG TGGTTGAAAGATGTGTTTTTAAAGTACCTTGATGATTGGGAGAAAGCAGTGCAAGAAAGACCAGGCTTCTCTGCAGAGGAAAAAAATACTATGCTGATAAGTCATGAAACACGTCTTGGCCTTAGAATTACAG TACATTCATTCATAGAATTCCTGCAGTACATCTTCAAGATACCTGGAGTAACGCTGTTTCTGAGCAATAGGTTGTCTCAAGACCCCATTGAGAAATTTTTTGGACAGCAAAGACAAAGGGGGTCATCTAATGACAATCCTATTGCAAGTCAGTTCCAGAAGAACACTCAGACGATAAGAGTTGTCAACACCACTTGTTCCAACATCAGGGGCAACTGCCGGGGAACGAATAAAGCCAGTACTCTACTAGGTCAACAGATGTGGATTGCTGGAAAAGAGAACAAGCCACTTCCTAAGCGGAGAAGTATCAGAAATAAAAAATTGTGA